In Deinococcus sedimenti, a single genomic region encodes these proteins:
- a CDS encoding GGDEF domain-containing protein, with translation MIPLLRELFFNLCLLISLHYVLRFTFRSWPIARRGWSHTLRLAAFAAAALILLLFPAHVAPGVVVDLRAVPVAFVTLQFGPLAGLLVALPTMGYRVWLGGIGLYAALPSLLGVILVTSLLRRHLPVMGPLFWRSWPGVIAIFLINGLPLLALPDGLDLFTQAYPLLLVSNVLGALAGWGILSERFHMLRLTSQWRSAALTDPLTTLGNRRQFDQDLDAMGPGDALLLVDIDHFKRVNDTFGHRAGDEVLQEVARLLEREGRGRDRAYRYGGEEFAVILRDVTGDGLSRVAERLRTSVAATPMRATGQHLTVSVGGAAWAPLPTRQLTERADEALYAAKHGGRNQVRVWGIWLPSRAQETGQPPPSPLQG, from the coding sequence GTGATTCCCCTGCTGCGCGAACTGTTCTTCAACCTCTGCCTGCTGATCAGCCTGCACTACGTGCTGCGGTTCACGTTCCGGTCCTGGCCCATCGCGCGGCGCGGCTGGTCCCATACGCTGCGGCTCGCGGCGTTCGCTGCCGCGGCCCTGATCCTGCTGCTGTTCCCGGCGCATGTCGCCCCCGGCGTGGTCGTGGACCTGCGGGCCGTACCGGTGGCGTTCGTGACCCTGCAGTTCGGTCCGCTGGCGGGCCTGCTCGTCGCCCTGCCCACCATGGGCTACCGCGTCTGGCTGGGTGGCATCGGCCTGTACGCCGCGCTCCCCAGTCTGCTGGGCGTGATTCTCGTGACCTCGCTGCTGCGCCGCCACCTGCCGGTGATGGGGCCGCTGTTCTGGCGGTCGTGGCCCGGCGTGATCGCCATCTTCCTGATCAATGGGCTGCCTCTGCTGGCCCTGCCGGACGGACTGGACCTGTTCACCCAGGCCTACCCGCTGCTTCTGGTGTCGAACGTGCTGGGCGCCCTGGCCGGCTGGGGCATCCTGAGCGAACGCTTTCACATGCTGCGCCTGACGAGTCAGTGGCGCTCGGCCGCGCTGACCGACCCGCTGACCACCCTGGGGAACCGGCGTCAGTTCGATCAGGATCTGGATGCCATGGGGCCGGGCGACGCCCTGCTCCTGGTGGACATCGATCATTTCAAGCGCGTGAACGACACCTTCGGGCACCGCGCGGGCGACGAGGTCCTGCAGGAGGTCGCCCGGCTGCTGGAACGCGAGGGCCGCGGCCGTGACCGCGCCTACCGCTACGGCGGCGAGGAGTTCGCCGTGATCCTGCGGGACGTGACCGGCGACGGCCTGAGCCGCGTGGCCGAGCGGCTGCGTACCTCCGTGGCGGCCACCCCGATGCGCGCCACCGGCCAGCACCTGACCGTTTCGGTGGGCGGCGCCGCCTGGGCGCCCCTGCCCACGCGACAGCTGACCGAACGGGCCGACGAGGCGCTGTACGCTGCCAAACATGGCGGGCGCAATCAGGTGCGCGTGTGGGGCATCTGGCTGCCCAGTCGGGCGCAGGAGACGGGGCAGCCGCCCCCGTCCCCCTTGCAGGGCTGA
- a CDS encoding M-like protein, which yields MTNDKPEHLKTEDEISNVDLQFMGKPNPEAEIDAAVDAENKAASTYRKEGLDKQDVAMTHSMDASDPPSTNMGDKE from the coding sequence ATGACGAACGACAAGCCCGAGCACCTCAAGACCGAGGACGAGATCAGCAACGTCGACCTGCAGTTCATGGGCAAACCCAACCCCGAAGCGGAAATCGACGCCGCCGTGGACGCCGAGAACAAGGCCGCCAGCACCTACCGCAAGGAAGGCCTGGACAAGCAGGACGTCGCCATGACCCACAGCATGGACGCCAGCGACCCGCCCAGCACCAACATGGGCGACAAGGAATAA
- the era gene encoding GTPase Era, translating into MTESSMTSGEQTHSGFVAIVGKPNVGKSTLLNAFLGTKVAPTSPRPQTTRRGVRGIHTSGERQVVFVDTPGLHKPKDALGKYMNHEVHSALADVDAIVWVVDLRHPPTDEDQLVARQVRELPKPLFLVGNKTDAAKYPDEAMKLYRALLEGRDGDLSDMMLSAQNNPNAVATLREQLLDILPEGPFFFPVGPASDQSREQWAAEIIREEAMKKLRDELPYAVATRVNRWTEREDGLQRIEGEIVVEKNAHKGMVIGSGGKQLKEIGQAARKQLEVFLDRKVYLGLEVIVIPGWREDVEALRELGYE; encoded by the coding sequence ATGACGGAATCTTCTATGACCTCCGGCGAGCAGACCCACTCCGGCTTCGTGGCCATCGTGGGAAAGCCCAACGTCGGCAAAAGCACCCTCCTGAACGCGTTCCTGGGCACCAAGGTCGCCCCGACCAGCCCTCGGCCGCAGACCACCCGCCGCGGCGTGCGCGGCATTCACACCAGCGGCGAGCGGCAGGTCGTGTTCGTGGACACGCCGGGCCTGCACAAGCCCAAGGACGCGCTGGGCAAGTACATGAACCACGAGGTGCACAGCGCCCTGGCGGACGTGGACGCGATCGTGTGGGTCGTGGACCTGCGTCACCCGCCCACCGACGAGGACCAGCTGGTCGCCCGGCAGGTGCGCGAGCTGCCCAAGCCGCTGTTCCTGGTGGGCAACAAGACCGACGCCGCCAAGTACCCCGACGAGGCCATGAAGCTGTACCGCGCGCTGCTGGAAGGCCGCGACGGTGACCTGAGCGACATGATGCTCAGCGCGCAGAACAACCCGAACGCCGTGGCGACCCTGCGTGAGCAGCTGCTGGACATCCTGCCGGAGGGGCCGTTCTTCTTCCCGGTCGGCCCGGCCAGTGACCAGAGCCGCGAGCAGTGGGCGGCGGAGATCATCCGCGAGGAAGCCATGAAGAAGCTCCGCGACGAGCTGCCCTACGCGGTGGCGACGCGCGTGAACCGCTGGACGGAACGCGAGGACGGCCTGCAGCGCATCGAGGGTGAGATCGTCGTGGAGAAGAACGCGCACAAGGGCATGGTGATCGGCTCGGGCGGCAAGCAGCTCAAGGAGATCGGTCAGGCGGCCCGCAAGCAGCTGGAGGTCTTCCTGGACCGCAAGGTGTACCTGGGGCTGGAGGTCATCGTGATTCCCGGCTGGCGTGAGGACGTCGAGGCGCTGCGCGAACTCGGTTACGAGTAA
- a CDS encoding Fur family transcriptional regulator, with protein MMATRSTRQRDVITRVLHDAEGPLGVADVLDRARTDLPALGVATVYRTLKLLTDQGRIHPVTLDGETLYEASGKGHHHHFACTRCQRVFTLHTCPVALPSGTVYPGGFIVEAHEVTLYGQCPACAQAS; from the coding sequence ATGATGGCCACCCGCAGCACCCGCCAGCGCGACGTGATCACCCGCGTCCTGCACGACGCCGAGGGACCCCTGGGCGTGGCGGACGTACTGGACCGCGCCCGCACCGACCTGCCTGCCCTGGGCGTCGCCACCGTGTACCGCACCCTGAAACTCCTGACCGACCAGGGCCGCATCCATCCCGTCACGCTGGACGGCGAGACGCTGTACGAGGCCAGCGGCAAGGGCCACCACCACCACTTCGCCTGCACCCGCTGCCAGCGCGTGTTCACCCTGCACACCTGCCCGGTCGCGCTGCCCAGCGGCACGGTGTACCCCGGCGGGTTCATCGTGGAGGCGCACGAGGTCACCCTGTACGGCCAGTGCCCCGCCTGCGCGCAGGCCAGCTGA
- a CDS encoding YIP1 family protein yields MRSPVTSSTDSSVKDMFAQSAAVLSLPSPATFERFERRGGLTSALIYVMIAAVVSAVIAALFAGLHENVTFFGQLFSRLTTIPLGFLTFTGAVYLIGRSLFRGTGTYPEVAYSFALFYVPLSIVSTLISVIPILGWLVMFLISLAMIYFGFLAVQSSMNLRDQTQAIVTLVLAWIAQLVVTGVIGGLIGGLFLMGRAVTGN; encoded by the coding sequence ATGAGAAGCCCCGTGACGAGCAGCACCGACAGCAGCGTCAAAGACATGTTCGCCCAGAGCGCTGCCGTCCTGAGCCTCCCCAGTCCCGCCACCTTCGAACGCTTCGAGCGGCGCGGCGGCCTGACCAGCGCCCTGATCTACGTGATGATCGCCGCCGTGGTCTCCGCCGTGATCGCCGCGCTGTTCGCCGGTCTGCACGAGAACGTCACGTTCTTCGGACAGCTCTTCAGCCGCCTGACCACCATTCCCCTGGGCTTCCTCACGTTCACGGGCGCCGTGTACCTGATCGGCCGCAGCCTCTTCCGCGGCACCGGCACCTACCCCGAAGTCGCGTACTCGTTTGCGCTCTTCTACGTGCCCCTGAGCATCGTCAGCACCCTGATCAGCGTCATCCCCATCCTGGGGTGGCTGGTCATGTTCCTGATCAGCCTCGCCATGATCTACTTTGGATTCCTCGCCGTGCAGAGCAGCATGAACCTCCGCGACCAGACCCAGGCCATCGTCACGCTGGTCCTCGCCTGGATCGCCCAGCTGGTCGTGACCGGCGTCATCGGCGGCCTGATCGGCGGACTCTTCCTGATGGGCCGCGCCGTCACCGGCAACT